The genomic interval TCGCCGCACCTTTGGAGCTTGGGTTGGCGTATTCGTTCGCACTGATTTCGATATGGTTTTTGTTTTCACCCAACGATTTGGCGGCAAATTCATCGAAACTTTGCACGTCTAAAAGCGTTTTAATGAGACCACGTTTAAGCATATAGACCATCGTTCCCGTGATGCCGCCCAGTCCAAAACTCGCGTGAATGCCCTTCTCTTCCATCTTTTCACTCAAAAAGACGGTCGTTGCCAAAGAGGCGCCACCCGTTCCTGTTTGGATGCTAAAACCCTCTTTGAAAAGCCCTGAATGCTCGATGAGTTTCGCGGTGTGACTCGCAAGTAAAAGCTCTTTAGGATTGGTCGTCATACGCGTCTCACCCGCACCGATTTTAGAAGGATCGCCCACCTCATCGACCAAAACCACCGCGTCGACTTGGTCTTGATGAAGGCTGGCAGGCACATTTGGGTACTCCTCTAACGATTCGGTCAAAACAACAACATAGTCTGCATACTGCGCGTCGATCATCGCGTAACCAAGTGAGCCACATTTTGAGCGACCCGAATAGCCATTGGCATTACCAAATGCGTCACACACAGGCACACCTAAAAAAGCGACGTCAATTTTAAGCTCGCCCGATTGGATTAAGTGTACACGTCCACCGTGTGAGTGAATTTGCACCGGTTTTTCCATGAGCCCTTTGGAGATCGCTTCGCCCAGTTTACTGCGAAGTCCAGAGGTATAGATCTGCGTGACCACGCCATTTTTGATATGCTCGATGACAGGATCGTTCACAGAAGCGAGTGAACTTGAAGCCAAGGTCAGGTTTTTAAAGCCCATTTTTGCGATGACATTTATCACGTTATTGATCAAAAGATCGCCACCGCGAAACGCATGGTGAAAGGAGATGGTCATACCATCGCTCAAACCGGAGCGTTTAATGGACTCTTCGATGCTCTCACACAGCTTTGCTCTGCGGTCTTCGCCCTTGGTTTTTGCTTTACATGTAAAGAAAGGCGCATTGATAGGTGTTAACGCTTTTGTGTCGAATTGTTTTTGTATATCTTTCATTGCTCTTCTCCTAAAACGCCCGATGCACGCGCTAAATCCATAATCCACTCTGCTCTTAAGATGACCGGTGCATCCACCATTTTTCCATCAAGAGAGATAACGCCAAGCCCACGCTCTTTCGCATCTTTGGCTGCTTCAAGCACCTCTATCGCCCAGTTGATATTTTTCTGACTCGGTGCAAAGGCACTGTGAAGCCATGGGATTTGATTGGGATTGATGAGGGATTTTCCATCAAAACCAAGCCCTTTGATCAGCTCCACTTCGTGCATAAAACCCTCTTTGTCTTTGACATCCGAAAAGATGGAGTCAAATGCACCGATTTTTGCGGCGCGCGCTGCGAGTAAGATTTGGTTACGTGCTGCCATCAGCTCGTGTCCTTCTTTGGTGCGTTGCGTATGAAGGTCACGTACAAAATCTTCCGCGCCTAAAGCAATGCCCATCATCCGCTTAGAACTTCGTGCGATGTCGACGGCATTGACCACACCGAGTGCGCTTTCAATAGCGGCTAGAAGCATCGTTTTTTTCGTTGCACCAATCTTGGTCTCGATACGCTCAATCTCACGCTCCATGTCCAAAACATCTTCGACCGTGTCGGTCTTTGGAAGCCTGACGATGTCCACACCTGCTCTAATGACCGCTTCAAGATCGAGCAGTCCAAACGGAGTGTCCAGAGGATTGACACGCACGGCGGTTTCAATATCTTTGTAGGTAAAATGCTGCAACGCATGAAATACCATCATGCGTGCCGAGTCTTTTTCACTGAGTGCCACGGAGTCTTCAAGGTCAAACATCACCGTGTCAGGCTTGTAGATAAACGCATTACAGACCATGCCCGTGTTTGAGCCTGGTACAAAAAGCATACTTCGTCTTAGTTTTGGTTTCATAATACACTCCAATCAGGCTCAGCTTCGCCCAAAGCTCTTAAAATGGCGGTTTGAACGCGCGCTTTGATCACATAATCAAGTGCGCCTTTGTCTTGAACGATAAGCTTCACACCCTCTACGCCCATCGCCATCGCTGTTTCCAACACAAGGGCTCTGATCGCATCGCCGTAAATCTCTTCAACACTGCTTTCTAACTCAATTTCAATGCCTTTCACATCCACAGGAATCACGCGTACAAACGCATCACTCGACTCCAGTGTTCCTGCGTGGGCAGTCTCTAGCTTTTTGCTCATTTTTCTTCCTCTTTAGACATCATGTGTGCAATCAACGCGTACGTTGTCGGAGGTACCAACGGGAGGATCTCTTCCAAACGATTGTGTTGCATTAATTTTCTGACTCTCGAAGCCGAAATTGGCTCACCACCATACTCAATACGCCCTAACTCAACCACCTCAATGGCTGGAAATTCACTCGGGCGAACCAGTAATTTTTTCATCTGTTGGTTATACTCATTCGTCACGGCACATAACGGCTCTTCTCCCACAAAACGGTGCGTAATGCCCAGTTGTGGCGCTAGATGATTTCTAAAAATATTGAGATCCAGCTCCGTATAGAGTGAATCAATCTGACGCTTGTCCTTAATAAAATAAGTCGGAAACGTCGCTTTAGAGATAATGTAGTCAGAACCCTCATGTATCGTGAGGTTTTCAAGGTCCACTAACCCTTCGCAAATCAGTCTGTAGCGATCTTTAAAGGTAAAAAAGGAAGCGTCTTCCTTCACCACAAATAGATGCACCCAATGCGACCTTTCACAGGCTTGCTCGACTAAAAAACGGTGCCCTAACGTAAACGGGTTGCAGTTCATCACGATGCTTCCAACCACGTCGCCCGTATGTTTATACTTTCGCAATCGTTTTTTATACAGATCAATATTGTAGCTATTCTCCATCAAAATGACCTGATGATGCGCCTGCTCAATATACTTAAACCCACACGACTCAAACACCTCCTGATAATCTGGTTTCGTAAACAAAAAAAGTTCATGCCGTCCTTCACGAAACGCCACTTTCAAAAGCTCGCTCATCAGACTCAGCGCCAAACCTTCGCCGCGCAAAGACTCATCGAGCGCGATGTTTTTAAGCACTTTCCCGCTCACTCCTCCGCACGCTACGATGCGGTCATCCTCTTTGGCAACCACAAACACTTCGACATCCTCAGACATCTCAAGATCAACACTGTCTAAAAAATCCTTCACTTTTTGCCATCGCACGATACTCGTGTGTGGCACTTCAGAGAAGACAAAACTCATCGGTCCTCTTTGGGGCGAAGGTATTTGACAAATACGGGTGCAACACTCATCACCAAAAACATTCTCACAATGTGATGAAGCGCAACATACGGTAAATTCGCTGCGATAATGATCGCTATCAAATTCATCTCCGACTGACCGCCTGGTGAGAAGGCTAACAAAATCGAGATCAGTGGAAAATCGGTCATCTTAGAGACAATAAAGACAAACACGGCTGAAATCATCGCTAAAATCACAAAATACCCCAGCGTTTGCATGAAAATTTTTGTAATTTCTTTACATGTAACGCCAACAAAGACAAACCCAACGGTCGTTCCAAGTATCAGCTGAATGATCTTAATGATCTCATTGGGTGGGCGCGCATGCACGATGCCCGAACCATACACAACCGCCCCTAAGATCATAGGCCCTAGCATGGTTCCACCCGGTATTTTAAGCTTCAAAGCGCCCCACCAGCCCACCAGCGCACACACAGTTAGGATGAACATATCGTGAGGATCACTCTGTAAAAATGGCTGAGTAATGCTGACTCTGCCATCCAGTGAGACATGCGAGAGGGCTTGAATGATGAAAGGAAGCGTGAAAACAATGCACAACAGCCGAACGGATTGGGTCATTGTCACTTTGTACACATTCGCACCCGTCGCTTCTGCTAGCGTTACCATCTCCAAAAGACCACCGGGCATCGAGCTAAAATAGGCGGTCATCTTATCAAACTTCAACCACTTCCAATAGTAAATCATCCCGCAAAACGTGATAATCAGGACAAACGGTAAGATCAGAACAATGCTTGAAACAAACTCTCCTAAGTAGTGCAAAATCGTAGGATTAAAGGCACTACCGATGGTAATACCAAGCACTGCGCGTGCAGGGGCTGAAAACATTTTAGGCGTTCGAAGGGGAATTTTGGGAAAACGACTCGCAATGGCAATGGCAACAATCGAGCCCAAAAGCCATGGGAGGGGTACATTGATAAACGAGAAAAGTATGGCTCCTAGAATCCCTATCAAAAGTGATGCTACGACAGGTAAAAAGCCTTTAAGCCATTGCATTGAATATCCATTAAATGATCTTTGTTTTTCAGATTTATAGTAGCCTTTTTTTCATTAAGAATAACTAAGATAGAAGAAGCTCCAAAATGGCTATTTATGGGCATTTTGTGCATAAAGTTTGGTCAAAATTAAACCAAGCTTTTTTGTTCTAAAACCAACCCTTCTTTTAAGGAAATCACAATCAAGCGGTGGCATGACACCACCGCAATGAATCATCGTTGTGTGACGGGTTAGAATTTATAAGAGGTCTTCACTCTTAGCTCCTCATCGTTACCATCTTTACCCTCTTTCTCATACTGGACAAGAACGCTTAAGCCTTTGAGTGCGCCACTAAACGCGTAGGAGCCATACACCGCGCTGTAAGAGAGGTCACCTCTGGCAGGATCATCCGTTTGGGTATAATCCACACCGATTTTAGCATCTGCGTTAAATTTGTACGCAACGTCGATCGCATACGCTTCTGTGTCAGGTTCGTAGTTATCGGAGATAATGGGCGATTGGGTGTAAAGTGTATCGGCGCCATAGCCAAGACCGTATTTGACTTTGCCATCATCGGATATTTTAGAGTACGCCACATACGCATCAATACTACCGACACCCACGCCTGCTTTAAGCGCGTAGCCATTGGCATCTTTCGTAACTCCGCTGTATTGCGTACTAAAATATTGTGCGCCAAGGTTATAAGTAAAATCCGTCGCTTTACCATCATAACGCGCTTCAAAACGGTACAGATCCAAATCTTCGCCTGCCGAAAACTCTTCAATCCCTGCCCATGCGCCTGAGAGCATCAAGCCTGGAATAGATTTGTTAATCGCAAAGAGAGTGTACGCACCATCTCCCACCTGTTTAAAATCTGCCATTCCTGTAGACTTAGGAGCCCATCCTTGATTGGTTCGTGCCTGCCATTTATCAACATAACCAAATCCAAGTGTGGTGTTTGGTAAGTCCGTATTGATAAGCGTTGCACCTTCAAACGAGTCTTTAATCACACGAGAACCACTGCTTGCAACTAAAGGAGAGCTAATAAACTGTCGACCTATCTTTGCCGTCGTTTTAGCAAACGTGTATTCCAGATAAGCTTCGGAAAGTACCGCGCCTGAACCGTACATATCCTTTGCAAAAACATCCTTCGCATCATCGCTTGCAAAAGGGGCACTGCTCGATTGTACGGTTGTGCCAAATTTGAATCCCATCAAAGAGTCTGTTACATAATTTAACATAACACCTGTTACAAAAATCGAAGTATCTCCTGCGCCAACAGAGGCAACATCGACACCCGTATCACGATCAAAATAAAAAGCCTTCAGCTCACCCGTGATCTTGCCATTTTTAAAAGCATCTGCCAAGGTATCTGCTGCAAATGAGCTGGATGTAAGCCCCACAACTGCGATAGCCGCCAAACTAAGTCTCGCTAATTTCATCTTCTCTCCTTC from Sulfurospirillum multivorans DSM 12446 carries:
- the citC gene encoding [citrate (pro-3S)-lyase] ligase; translated protein: MSFVFSEVPHTSIVRWQKVKDFLDSVDLEMSEDVEVFVVAKEDDRIVACGGVSGKVLKNIALDESLRGEGLALSLMSELLKVAFREGRHELFLFTKPDYQEVFESCGFKYIEQAHHQVILMENSYNIDLYKKRLRKYKHTGDVVGSIVMNCNPFTLGHRFLVEQACERSHWVHLFVVKEDASFFTFKDRYRLICEGLVDLENLTIHEGSDYIISKATFPTYFIKDKRQIDSLYTELDLNIFRNHLAPQLGITHRFVGEEPLCAVTNEYNQQMKKLLVRPSEFPAIEVVELGRIEYGGEPISASRVRKLMQHNRLEEILPLVPPTTYALIAHMMSKEEEK
- a CDS encoding aldolase/citrate lyase family protein — protein: MKPKLRRSMLFVPGSNTGMVCNAFIYKPDTVMFDLEDSVALSEKDSARMMVFHALQHFTYKDIETAVRVNPLDTPFGLLDLEAVIRAGVDIVRLPKTDTVEDVLDMEREIERIETKIGATKKTMLLAAIESALGVVNAVDIARSSKRMMGIALGAEDFVRDLHTQRTKEGHELMAARNQILLAARAAKIGAFDSIFSDVKDKEGFMHEVELIKGLGFDGKSLINPNQIPWLHSAFAPSQKNINWAIEVLEAAKDAKERGLGVISLDGKMVDAPVILRAEWIMDLARASGVLGEEQ
- a CDS encoding AbrB family transcriptional regulator, with protein sequence MQWLKGFLPVVASLLIGILGAILFSFINVPLPWLLGSIVAIAIASRFPKIPLRTPKMFSAPARAVLGITIGSAFNPTILHYLGEFVSSIVLILPFVLIITFCGMIYYWKWLKFDKMTAYFSSMPGGLLEMVTLAEATGANVYKVTMTQSVRLLCIVFTLPFIIQALSHVSLDGRVSITQPFLQSDPHDMFILTVCALVGWWGALKLKIPGGTMLGPMILGAVVYGSGIVHARPPNEIIKIIQLILGTTVGFVFVGVTCKEITKIFMQTLGYFVILAMISAVFVFIVSKMTDFPLISILLAFSPGGQSEMNLIAIIIAANLPYVALHHIVRMFLVMSVAPVFVKYLRPKEDR
- the citF gene encoding citrate lyase subunit alpha; its protein translation is MKDIQKQFDTKALTPINAPFFTCKAKTKGEDRRAKLCESIEESIKRSGLSDGMTISFHHAFRGGDLLINNVINVIAKMGFKNLTLASSSLASVNDPVIEHIKNGVVTQIYTSGLRSKLGEAISKGLMEKPVQIHSHGGRVHLIQSGELKIDVAFLGVPVCDAFGNANGYSGRSKCGSLGYAMIDAQYADYVVVLTESLEEYPNVPASLHQDQVDAVVLVDEVGDPSKIGAGETRMTTNPKELLLASHTAKLIEHSGLFKEGFSIQTGTGGASLATTVFLSEKMEEKGIHASFGLGGITGTMVYMLKRGLIKTLLDVQSFDEFAAKSLGENKNHIEISANEYANPSSKGAAIKQLDIVVLSALEVDLDFNVNVITGSKGFLRGASGGHSDTAAEAKLSIIVAPLTRGRLPTVTKRVNTIVTPGCSVDVVVTDQGIAVNPKNVELKERLKKAGLQIVEMQELYERAIALCGEPAEIKYKDKVVAVIRYRDGSVIDVVKQLA
- the citD gene encoding citrate lyase acyl carrier protein: MSKKLETAHAGTLESSDAFVRVIPVDVKGIEIELESSVEEIYGDAIRALVLETAMAMGVEGVKLIVQDKGALDYVIKARVQTAILRALGEAEPDWSVL
- a CDS encoding OprD family outer membrane porin, with protein sequence MKLARLSLAAIAVVGLTSSSFAADTLADAFKNGKITGELKAFYFDRDTGVDVASVGAGDTSIFVTGVMLNYVTDSLMGFKFGTTVQSSSAPFASDDAKDVFAKDMYGSGAVLSEAYLEYTFAKTTAKIGRQFISSPLVASSGSRVIKDSFEGATLINTDLPNTTLGFGYVDKWQARTNQGWAPKSTGMADFKQVGDGAYTLFAINKSIPGLMLSGAWAGIEEFSAGEDLDLYRFEARYDGKATDFTYNLGAQYFSTQYSGVTKDANGYALKAGVGVGSIDAYVAYSKISDDGKVKYGLGYGADTLYTQSPIISDNYEPDTEAYAIDVAYKFNADAKIGVDYTQTDDPARGDLSYSAVYGSYAFSGALKGLSVLVQYEKEGKDGNDEELRVKTSYKF